From Scyliorhinus torazame isolate Kashiwa2021f chromosome 23, sScyTor2.1, whole genome shotgun sequence, the proteins below share one genomic window:
- the LOC140399666 gene encoding probable G-protein coupled receptor 139: MDANREGARKLKLFGSVNLLGIIVLCRGKCGLSSCTTRYLVAMATADLLLIIADVILNQINYYYFLLCFLHLTVVCSAQSVLVCAARDCSVWFTVTFSFDRFVAICCQKLRTKYCTGKTAVVVLTTTGILLYLKNIPWYFTFEPYVIINNVPWLCNTKVNTLTDPTWLGFSWFEKVLTPLLPFALVLLLNALTVRYILVTSRIRQGLRGKSNEQNSSDPEMESRRKSIILLLAISGSFILLWLVNVGHFLYSKIRGIVNSTEFEVVVHYVGWMLRNLSCCTNTFIYVLTQSKFREQLKQALKSTVISTVQLVNKLTAVSNS, translated from the exons ATGGATGCTAACCGTGAAGGAGCTCGTAAACTGAAGCTATTTGGTTCTG TTAATTTATTGGGAATTATCGTCCTGTGCCGGGGAAAGTGTGGTCTCTCGTCCTGCACAACACGctatctggtggccatggcaacggcggatcttctGCTCATTATCGCTGACGTCATACTGAATCAGatcaattattattatttcctaTTGTGTTTTTTGCATCTCACCGTTGTGTGCAGTGCTCAGAGTGTGCTGGTGTGTGCAGCCAGAGACtgctctgtctggttcactgtcactttctcctttgatagaTTTGTGGCTATCTGCTGCCAGAAACTGAGAACAAAATATTGCACAGGCAAAACTGCGGTTGTGGTTCTAACGACAACGGGCATCCTTCTCTATttaaaaaacatcccctggtacttcaCATTTGAACCTTATGTAATAATAAACAATGTCCCGTGGCTCTGTAATACAAAGGTAAACACTTTAACTGATCCCACATGGCTGGGATTTAGCTggtttgaaaaggttctaacaccgTTGCTCCCATTCGCTTTAGTTCTGCTGCTCAACGCTCTGACGGTCCGATATATTTTAGTGACAAGCCGAATCCGTCAAGGTCTGAGGGGCAAGAGTAACGAACAGAATAGCAGTGACCCGGAAATGGAGAGTAGAAGGAAGTCTATTATTTTACTCCTCGCAATATCAGGCAGCTTCATACTTTTGTGGTTGGTAAATGTTGGACATTTTCTTTATTCTAAGATTAGAGGAATAGTTAATTCCACGGAGTTCGAAGTTGTTGTTCATTATGTCGGATGGATGCTGCggaatttaagttgctgcacaaatacatttatttatgtGTTGACTCAGTCTAAGTTCAGAGAGCAGCTCAAGCAGGCACTGAAATCCACGGTAATATCAACTGTTCAGTTGGTGAATAAACTGACAGCTGTATCAAACAGTTAA